From the Manihot esculenta cultivar AM560-2 chromosome 3, M.esculenta_v8, whole genome shotgun sequence genome, one window contains:
- the LOC110612232 gene encoding beta-glucuronosyltransferase GlcAT14B → MGSLNMEKKWVFPLVISSLICVFLLATSLNMGLISSLHTINQIFKIFLSRHLPMEGYAEMNISRTPPSQTPEIPRFAYLISGSKGDLEKLWRTLYALYHPRNQYIVHLDLESASEERLELSSRVEKHPLFAKVGNVYMSTKANMVTYRGPTMVANTLHACAILLKRSKDWDWFINLSASDYPLITQDDLLHTFSTINRNLNFIEHTSQLGWKKEKRGMPVIVDPGLYSTTKQDLLWSTQLRGLPTAFELFTGSAWMVLSRPFADYLIGGWDNLPRLLLMYYTNFVSSPEGYFHTVICNVPEFAQTAVNHDLRYISWDIPPKQHPQTLSLNDTKKMIDSGAAFARKFKQDDPVLDKIDEELLGRKNGSFTPGGWCSGSPKCSKVGDLNNIKPGPGADRFKHLVARVAFLSRLEQNHCK, encoded by the exons ATGGGGTCACTGAACATGGAGAAGAAATGGGTCTTCCCTTTAGTCATAAGCTCTTTAATATGTGTGTTTCTTTTAGCAACTTCATTAAACATGGGTCTAATTTCATCACTGCACACAATCaatcaaatcttcaagatattTCTATCACGACATCTTCCAATGGAAGGCTATGCTGAGATGAATATTTCACGAACTCCTCCCTCTCAAACTCCTGAAATTCCTAGATTTGCTTATTTGATTTCTGGGTCTAAAGGTGATTTAGAAAAGCTATGGAGAACTCTTTATGCACTTTACCATCCAAGGAATCAATATATTGTTCATTTAGACCTTGAATCTGCATCAGAGGAAAGATTAGAGCTCTCTTCACGTGTCGAAAAACATCCCCTTTTCGCCAAGGTTGGGAATGTTTATATGAGCACTAAAGCTAATATGGTTACCTATAGAGGACCTACAATGGTTGCTAATACACTTCATGCTTGTGCAATTCTTCTTAAGAGGAGTAAAGATTGGGATTGGTTTATCAATCTTAGTGCTTCTGATTATCCTCTTATAACTCAAGATG ATCTTCTTCATACATTTTCGACCATTAACCGAAATCTGAACTTTATTGAGCACACTAGTCAGTTGGGTTGGAAGAA GGAAAAACGCGGAATGCCTGTGATTGTAGATCCTGGTCTCTATTCAACAACAAAGCAGGATTTGTTGTGGAGCACACAACTTAGAGGTTTGCCAACAGCATTCGAATTATTCACTG GTTCAGCATGGATGGTTCTCTCACGTCCATTCGCAGACTACTTAATTGGGGGTTGGGATAATCTACCACGACTCTTACTTATGTACTACACGAACTTCGTCTCCTCGCCTGAAGGCTATTTTCACACTGTAATATGCAATGTTCCTGAGTTTGCTCAGACGGCTGTTAACCATGATTTGCGCTATATTTCTTGGGACATTCCCCCCAAGCAGCATCCACAAACTCTTTCCCTCAACGACACGAAGAAAATGATCGACAGCGGTGCTGCTTTTGCTAGAAAATTCAAACAAGATGATCCTGTCTTAGATAAGATTGATGAGGAATTACTTGGCCGGAAGAATGGGAGCTTCACTCCCGGTGGATGGTGCTCTGGTAGTCCTAAATGTTCCAAGGTTGGGGACTTGAATAATATTAAACCGGGTCCAGGAGCTGACAGATTTAAACATCTCGTAGCTAGAGTAGCTTTTCTGTCTAGGCTTGAACAGAATCACTGTAAATAG
- the LOC110611779 gene encoding proton pump-interactor 1 produces MGVEVMGSEMSQIPVETVAKIDNLFVHEKENGKLDKESGLGNQFGSHEEPAKGKGDEVADSKFPKDAVDEWPAPQQIHAFYFVRYRLFDDPKIKSKIDQFDREIQKSNQSRFQITEELKAKRSERAELLEQVRALRNENEQYRTIFDEKRKEIEPLQQALGKLRNTNNPGRGGLCSSEEELNDLIYSLQYRIQHESIPLTEEKQILREIKQLQGTREKVIANAAMRAKIQDALGQKEAIQDQVKLMGVDLDGVKKEQQAVRGKITQLREKVNGLDDEIKSLQDDLTAVTQKRDKAFENIKSLRQQRDEGNVHFYNSRKAMTEAKELAANKDIEALENLSLEEVEKFMSLWSSNKAFRDDYEKRILPSLDARQLSRDGRIRNPDEKPLVVLETAVPSAPEPVAKANIKRVKEEPKSTVQKDNLPTQNIRKESSKTDTSASSEHVEVAEEISGLQKHQMNPPAKMEVDEAKLKELRREEEMAKAKQAMERKKKLADKAAAKAFIRAQKEAEKKLKGREKKLKKKAAATAPSAEPEDPAEEVAEAAETEKVEAHDESLVPVKEKVKKENAVRHRTRPRGPDALTKAILRRKKSTNYWMWAAVAAATLLLVLVALGCCYLL; encoded by the exons ATGGGTGTGGAGGTTATGGGATCTGAAATGTCTCAAATACCCGTTGAGACTGTTGCCAAAATAGATAATTTGTTCGTGCATGAGAAGGAAAATGGAAAACTGGATAAGGAATCTGGGCTTGGAAATCAGTTTGGTTCACACGAGGAGCCAGCTAAAGGAAAAGGGGATGAGGTTGCAGATTCCAAGTTTCCAAAAGATGCAGTTGATGAGTGGCCTGCTCCACAGCAGATCCATGCCTTTTATTTTGTAAGATACCGATTATTTGATGATCCGAAAATAAAATCCAAAATTGACCAGTTTGACAGGGAGATTCAGAAGAGCAATCAGTCCCGTTTTCAGATTACTGAGGAATTGAAAGCAAAGAGG TCAGAACGTGCAGAATTGCTGGAACAAGTGAGAGCTCTAAGAAATGAGAATGAACAGTACAGGACAATTTTTGATGAGAAGAGAAAGGAAATAGAACCTCTACAGCAGGCTTTGGGAAAGCTGCGCAACACGAATAATCCAGGTCGTGGTGGTCTATGTTCATCTGAGGAAGAGCTTAATGATCTT ATATACAGCTTGCAATATCGCATACAACATGAGAGCATCCCATTAACAGAGGAGAAGCAAATACTTAGAGAAATCAAACAGCTTCAGGGGACAAGGGAAAAAGTAATTGCTAATGCTGCTATGAGAGCAAAGATTCAGGATGCATTGGGCCAGAAAGAAGCTATTCAAGACCAGGTCAAA CTTATGGGTGTGGATTTGGATGGAGTAAAAAAAGAGCAACAGGCAGTTAGGGGAAAAATTACCCAGCTCAGGGAAAAAGTGAATGGATTAGATGATGAAATCAAGTCTTTACAAGATGATCTGACAGCTGTGACACAAAAGAGGGACAAAGCATTTGAAAATATCAAGTCATTAAGACAACAACGTGATGAAGGG AATGTTCACTTCTATAATAGCCGCAAGGCCATGACCGAAGCTAAAGAACTTGCTGCCAATAAAGATATAGAGGCTCTTGAGAATCTTTCCCTTGAAGAG GTTGAGAAATTTATGTCCCTCTGGAGCAGTAATAAGGCTTTTAGAGATGATTATGAGAAAAGAATTTTGCCATCTCTTGATGCTCGACAGCTGAGCAGGGATGGACGGATCAGAAACCCTGATGAGAAGCCATTGGTGGTATTGGAGACAGCAGTACCTTCTGCACCAGAGCCAGTGGCAAAAGCTAATATAAAACGAGTGAAGGAAGAGCCCAAATCCACTGTACAGAAGGATAATTTGCCCACCCAGAATATACGGAAAGAATCAAGCAAGACAGATACAAGTGCCAGTTCAGAGCACGTTGAGGTGGCTGAAGAGATCTCTGGGTTACAAAAGCATCAAATGAATCCTCCTGCAAAGATGGAAGTAGATGAAGcaaaattgaaggagcttaGAAGGGAAGAGGAGATGGCAAAAGCTAAACAAGCCAtggaaaggaagaagaaattgGCTGACAAAGCTGCTGCTAAAGCATTTATAAGAGCTCAAAAGGAAGCTGAAAAGAAGCTTAAG GGGCGTGAAaagaaattgaagaagaaagcTGCAGCCACTGCACCTTCAGCTGAACCTGAGGATCCAGCTGAAGAAGTTGCAGAGGCAGCAGAAACTGAGAAGGTTGAAGCACACGATGAGTCTCTGGTTCCAGTGAAGGAAAAAGTTAAGAAGGAGAACGCGGTCAGACACAGGACTCGGCCAAGGGGTCCAGATGCACTTACCAAAGCTATCCTGAGGAGGAAAAAGTCGACCAACTATTGGATGTGGGCTGCTGTTGCGGCTGCTACGCTACTTCTTGTGCTTGTAGCTCTTGGATGCTGCTATCTTCTCTGA